One Gemmatimonadaceae bacterium genomic region harbors:
- a CDS encoding threo-3-hydroxy-L-aspartate ammonia-lyase: MNTLPTYADVVAAASRIDGHAHHTPVLRSATLDRRLNASVFFKCENFQRMGAFKFRGAFNALSQFDAAQRAAGVIAFSSGNHAQAIALSAQLLGMPSVILMPLDAPQAKIDATRGYGGEVILFDRFTQDREALTRELAAARGMTLIPPFDHADVIAGQGTAALELFEEVGELDYLFVCTGGGGLLSGSALSARARSPQCKVIGVEPEAGNDAQQSFRSGAIVRIDTPKTIADGAQTQALSPMTFTIIRRDVDDIVTVTDAQLVDAMRFFAERMKLIVEPTGCLGLAAVCDAGASLRGARVGVIVSGGNVDLPRFAQLLS; this comes from the coding sequence ATGAACACTCTGCCTACCTACGCCGATGTCGTGGCCGCCGCGTCACGCATTGACGGCCATGCCCATCACACGCCCGTGCTGCGCTCGGCCACGCTCGATCGGCGCCTCAACGCGTCCGTGTTCTTCAAGTGCGAGAACTTCCAGCGTATGGGCGCCTTCAAGTTTCGCGGCGCGTTCAATGCGCTGTCGCAGTTTGATGCGGCGCAGCGCGCGGCGGGGGTGATTGCGTTTTCGTCCGGCAATCACGCGCAGGCCATCGCCCTGTCGGCCCAGTTGCTGGGGATGCCCTCAGTGATTCTGATGCCACTGGACGCACCGCAGGCCAAGATTGACGCCACCCGCGGGTACGGTGGCGAGGTGATCCTGTTCGACCGCTTCACGCAGGATCGCGAAGCACTCACGCGTGAGCTGGCGGCAGCGCGGGGCATGACGCTGATCCCACCATTCGACCATGCCGATGTGATTGCCGGGCAGGGGACGGCGGCGCTGGAGCTGTTTGAAGAGGTGGGCGAGCTGGACTACCTGTTCGTGTGCACCGGTGGGGGCGGACTGTTGAGTGGCAGCGCATTGTCAGCGCGGGCGCGGTCGCCGCAGTGCAAGGTGATTGGTGTGGAACCTGAGGCCGGCAACGATGCGCAGCAGTCGTTTCGCAGCGGGGCCATTGTGCGCATCGATACACCGAAGACCATTGCCGACGGGGCGCAGACGCAGGCGTTGAGTCCCATGACGTTCACGATCATTCGCCGTGACGTGGACGACATCGTGACCGTGACCGACGCGCAGCTGGTGGACGCCATGCGCTTCTTTGCCGAACGCATGAAGCTCATTGTCGAGCCCACGGGTTGCCTGGGGCTGGCGGCCGTCTGCGACGCCGGCGCGTCGCTGCGAGGCGCGCGCGTGGGTGTGATAGTCAGCGGCGGAAACGTGGATTTACCACGCTTCGCGCAGCTGTTGAGTTAG
- a CDS encoding integron integrase, translating to MSSRPTLLGVLRDRIRAKHYSPRTDEAYSMWVRRYVRYFRGKHPRDLGVPHVRDFLTHLARDGRVAASTQNQALAALLFLYREVLETPMALPMDHLHAKRPVRLPVVLTRAEVEEVLAELSGTPQLMAKLLYGSGMRLLECCQLRVKDLDLVRRELVIREGKGQKDRISMVPQQLVRPLEAHLVRVRRQHERDVKAGAGFVALPDALRRKLGDAAARGWAWQWVFPATRTYRDDVSHEMRRHHLHESVLQRAVTDAARAARVAKRVTCHTFRHSFATHLLEAGYDPRTIQELLGHKDLRTTMIYMHVLNRGGLGVRSPLDQLPGGMMRPEAGGRGRAR from the coding sequence ATGTCATCGAGACCAACTCTATTGGGGGTGTTGCGGGACCGGATTCGAGCGAAGCACTACAGCCCGCGTACGGACGAAGCGTACTCCATGTGGGTGCGTCGCTACGTGCGCTACTTCCGTGGCAAGCATCCGCGCGACCTGGGTGTGCCGCATGTGCGGGACTTCCTGACGCATCTGGCGCGTGATGGCAGAGTGGCGGCCAGCACACAGAATCAGGCGTTGGCGGCGCTGTTGTTCCTGTACCGGGAGGTCCTGGAGACGCCGATGGCATTGCCGATGGATCACCTTCACGCCAAGCGTCCGGTGCGGCTGCCGGTGGTACTGACACGCGCGGAGGTGGAGGAGGTGCTGGCTGAGCTCTCCGGGACACCGCAGCTGATGGCCAAATTATTGTATGGCAGCGGCATGCGATTGCTGGAGTGCTGTCAGTTGCGCGTGAAGGACCTTGACCTGGTGCGGCGTGAACTGGTGATTCGTGAGGGTAAGGGACAGAAGGACCGGATCAGCATGGTGCCGCAACAGTTGGTGCGTCCGCTGGAAGCCCATTTGGTGCGCGTGCGCCGTCAGCACGAACGCGATGTGAAGGCGGGTGCGGGTTTCGTGGCGTTGCCCGATGCATTGCGTCGAAAGCTCGGTGACGCTGCGGCACGGGGCTGGGCGTGGCAATGGGTCTTTCCGGCCACGAGAACCTATCGTGACGATGTTTCGCACGAGATGCGCCGACACCATCTGCATGAGAGCGTGCTGCAACGTGCGGTAACGGACGCCGCGCGCGCCGCTCGGGTTGCCAAGCGTGTGACCTGTCACACATTCCGGCACAGCTTCGCGACGCACCTGCTGGAGGCCGGGTACGACCCGCGTACGATCCAAGAGTTGCTGGGTCATAAGGACCTCAGGACGACGATGATCTACATGCACGTGCTGAACCGTGGCGGGCTCGGCGTGCGCAGTCCGTTGGACCAGCTCCCGGGCGGCATGATGCGCCCCGAGGCTGGTGGTCGGGGTCGTGCGCGCTAG
- a CDS encoding cbb3-type cytochrome c oxidase subunit I, translating into MSALSVSVSRTCPATGRTIHLSAERLIKVNAVVAVVSLLVGTIAALLLVLTRWQAVHLLPAVWYYRLLGVHGMNMLIFFIIYFEMAVLWFASTVLLNARPAAPRFGWFNFGLMLLGTLIVEWAQWSGRADVLFTSYPPLKAHPLFYLGVIFFAVGALLVTCQFFATLVIAKREKTYVGSVPLVVYGAVTAAIIAVITLVHGAMVYVPTFLWSVGLIPEVDPQLYRLLWWALGHSSQQINVAAMVAIWYMLGALTVGSVVLNEKVSRSAFVLYIMFISMASAHHLLVDPGFSSAWKIVNTSYFMYMAVLASMVHGFTVPAGMELGMRLRGYNDGLFGWLRHAPWGDPGFSSLVLSVVVFGFVGGITGVTLGTEQINIIAHNTLRIPGHFHSTVVSGTALAFMGATYYLLPLIFRKKVAFWKLAKIQPYLFAGGLLLLVMGMTFAGSFGVPRRHWDISFSQAPYDVQFNPAVDLFLAMMGIGGIIAVTGALSFIAIAVVSVFFGKPVGDMPRGPDIVGIPPGLTNPPVHVANVDELNEALHAPSRGIFGATPGTLVLVGVFLVAFILYYFANWKLLTFLWKIG; encoded by the coding sequence ATGAGCGCGCTTTCGGTGTCGGTGTCGCGGACGTGTCCTGCGACGGGTCGCACCATTCACCTCTCGGCGGAACGGCTGATCAAGGTGAATGCGGTGGTGGCCGTTGTGTCATTGCTGGTGGGCACCATTGCCGCACTGCTGCTGGTGCTGACGCGCTGGCAGGCCGTGCACCTGCTGCCGGCGGTGTGGTACTACCGCCTGCTGGGCGTGCACGGCATGAACATGCTGATCTTCTTCATCATCTACTTCGAGATGGCGGTGCTGTGGTTTGCCAGTACCGTGTTGCTCAATGCCCGACCCGCGGCCCCACGCTTCGGCTGGTTCAACTTCGGATTGATGCTGCTGGGCACGCTGATTGTGGAATGGGCGCAGTGGAGCGGGCGCGCCGACGTGCTGTTCACTTCGTATCCGCCGCTCAAGGCGCATCCGCTGTTCTATCTGGGTGTGATCTTCTTTGCGGTGGGCGCGTTGCTGGTGACGTGCCAGTTCTTTGCCACGCTGGTGATCGCCAAACGCGAGAAGACCTATGTGGGATCGGTGCCTTTGGTGGTGTATGGTGCGGTGACGGCGGCCATCATTGCCGTGATCACGCTGGTGCACGGCGCGATGGTGTACGTTCCCACGTTTCTCTGGTCGGTGGGGCTGATTCCCGAAGTTGACCCGCAGCTCTATCGGCTGTTGTGGTGGGCGCTGGGTCACTCGTCGCAGCAGATCAACGTGGCGGCGATGGTGGCCATCTGGTACATGCTGGGCGCCCTTACCGTGGGATCGGTGGTGTTGAACGAAAAAGTGAGTCGTTCGGCCTTCGTGCTGTACATCATGTTCATCTCCATGGCCTCGGCGCACCATCTGTTGGTGGACCCCGGGTTCAGTTCGGCGTGGAAGATTGTGAACACGTCGTACTTCATGTACATGGCGGTACTGGCTTCGATGGTGCACGGATTCACCGTGCCTGCCGGTATGGAACTGGGGATGCGGTTGCGCGGATACAATGACGGATTGTTCGGGTGGTTGCGTCACGCGCCCTGGGGTGATCCCGGCTTCTCGTCGCTGGTGTTGTCGGTGGTGGTATTCGGGTTTGTCGGTGGCATTACCGGCGTGACGCTGGGCACCGAGCAGATCAACATCATCGCCCACAACACGCTGCGCATTCCGGGGCACTTCCACTCCACGGTGGTGAGTGGCACCGCGCTCGCGTTCATGGGTGCCACGTACTATCTGCTGCCGCTCATCTTCCGCAAGAAGGTGGCGTTCTGGAAGCTGGCCAAGATCCAGCCATACCTGTTTGCCGGCGGGCTGCTGCTGCTGGTGATGGGGATGACGTTTGCCGGCAGCTTTGGCGTGCCGCGTCGTCACTGGGACATTTCGTTCTCACAGGCGCCGTATGACGTGCAGTTCAATCCGGCGGTTGACTTGTTCCTGGCGATGATGGGCATCGGCGGCATCATTGCGGTGACGGGCGCGCTGTCGTTCATCGCGATTGCCGTGGTGTCGGTGTTCTTTGGCAAACCCGTGGGCGACATGCCACGCGGACCGGACATCGTGGGCATTCCGCCCGGACTCACCAACCCGCCGGTGCATGTGGCGAACGTTGACGAGTTGAACGAGGCGTTGCACGCGCCGTCCCGCGGCATTTTTGGCGCGACACCGGGCACGCTGGTGCTGGTGGGTGTCTTCCTGGTGGCGTTCATCCTGTACTACTTCGCCAACTGGAAGCTGCTCACGTTCCTGTGGAAGATTGGATGA
- a CDS encoding SCO family protein: protein MINRWPARPGVASIALLSIVVITAAWWALALWPAGAVEPEWLLRTRAVCFGSMPGGLPDAGGWIVLIGEPLGMLGVLLAVWGRALRDDVRRMFADWRWRPVMLGLAFAIVLGVVKTGAHVAFVAGLGQTAIVSQSGMPMAVDIDVTSHELIDQHGRRTSLADFRGTPVILTFAFGHCATVCPVVVHDVRAARVAVNRADVPVVVITLDPWRDTPEHLSMIASAWELGPADRVLSGSVESVTRVLDALGVQRRRDERTGDIEHMSAVMATDARGHVAWRLDGGWGRVGELFAAIPASDGPH, encoded by the coding sequence ATGATCAACCGATGGCCGGCTCGGCCAGGGGTCGCGTCCATTGCGCTGCTGTCGATCGTGGTGATCACGGCCGCGTGGTGGGCGCTGGCGCTCTGGCCGGCTGGTGCGGTGGAGCCCGAGTGGCTGTTGCGCACGCGGGCTGTCTGCTTCGGATCAATGCCCGGCGGGTTGCCCGATGCCGGCGGATGGATCGTGTTGATTGGTGAGCCGTTGGGCATGCTGGGTGTGTTGCTGGCGGTGTGGGGCCGAGCGCTGCGCGATGACGTGCGACGGATGTTTGCCGACTGGCGGTGGCGACCGGTGATGCTGGGGTTGGCGTTCGCCATCGTGCTTGGCGTGGTGAAGACCGGAGCGCATGTCGCGTTCGTGGCCGGACTGGGTCAGACTGCTATTGTCTCCCAGTCCGGCATGCCAATGGCGGTGGATATCGATGTCACGTCGCACGAGTTGATTGACCAGCACGGCCGGCGCACGTCGTTGGCCGACTTCCGCGGCACGCCGGTGATTCTCACGTTTGCCTTTGGCCACTGCGCCACTGTGTGTCCGGTGGTGGTGCACGACGTGCGCGCGGCGCGCGTAGCAGTCAATCGCGCGGACGTGCCGGTGGTGGTGATTACGCTGGACCCGTGGCGCGACACGCCCGAGCACCTGTCCATGATTGCGTCGGCCTGGGAGCTGGGTCCGGCCGATCGTGTGCTGTCGGGGAGCGTCGAGTCGGTGACCCGTGTGCTGGATGCGCTTGGCGTGCAGCGGCGCCGGGATGAACGGACGGGTGATATCGAGCACATGAGCGCGGTGATGGCGACCGACGCACGCGGACATGTGGCATGGCGACTGGATGGTGGGTGGGGGCGGGTAGGCGAACTGTTTGCGGCCATTCCGGCGTCGGACGGACCGCACTGA
- a CDS encoding Rrf2 family transcriptional regulator, which translates to MFLNSTAQNALRAVLYIAEHGAEVPVRVDDVAASLACPRNYLSKTMHALTRAGVLRSVRGRHGGFQLVDSPRELVLSRVVGPFQPAGERRCLLGRATCGDAHPCLAHHRWSRVASDVETFFGQTTVADLLKKDPATRSI; encoded by the coding sequence GTGTTTCTCAACAGTACCGCCCAAAATGCGCTGCGCGCCGTGCTGTACATCGCCGAACATGGGGCCGAGGTCCCGGTGCGGGTGGACGACGTCGCCGCCTCGCTGGCGTGTCCGCGCAACTACCTCTCGAAAACCATGCACGCCCTGACCCGCGCGGGCGTGCTGCGCTCGGTGCGTGGCCGTCACGGCGGATTCCAACTGGTCGACTCGCCGCGGGAATTGGTGCTCTCGCGCGTGGTGGGTCCGTTCCAGCCTGCGGGGGAACGCCGTTGCCTGTTGGGCCGCGCCACCTGTGGTGACGCCCACCCGTGTCTCGCGCACCATCGGTGGTCGCGCGTGGCGTCGGACGTTGAAACGTTTTTCGGTCAGACCACGGTAGCTGACCTGCTGAAGAAGGACCCTGCGACACGAAGCATCTGA
- a CDS encoding cytochrome C oxidase subunit II, whose amino-acid sequence MLTKVHTGLDPVPGIWWRPAHKAEKVWVAIAFAWCMVLFAMMPLWHFRGGQNPSGVRRRVDPKTYYARTLAFAKQYKVAEDRGVPIVQAPPGSDVYLVGLTFQWYPILQLERGKEYMLHLSSLDVNHGFSLFPVNVNFQIVPGYDYALRVTPTASGDFRIICNEFCGIGHHTMVGRVIVVDETGKPVADNSHAAVKSGDQP is encoded by the coding sequence ATGCTCACCAAGGTTCATACCGGCCTTGATCCGGTACCGGGCATCTGGTGGAGGCCCGCGCACAAAGCCGAGAAGGTGTGGGTGGCGATTGCCTTCGCCTGGTGCATGGTGCTGTTCGCCATGATGCCACTGTGGCACTTCCGCGGCGGACAGAATCCGTCGGGTGTGCGTCGGCGCGTTGACCCGAAGACGTATTACGCACGCACGCTGGCCTTCGCGAAGCAGTACAAGGTGGCGGAAGATCGCGGAGTGCCGATTGTGCAGGCGCCGCCGGGATCAGACGTGTATCTCGTGGGGCTGACGTTCCAGTGGTATCCGATTCTCCAGCTCGAGCGCGGCAAGGAGTACATGCTGCATCTCTCGTCGCTGGACGTGAACCACGGATTCTCGCTGTTTCCGGTGAACGTGAACTTCCAGATCGTGCCGGGCTACGACTACGCGCTGCGCGTGACGCCCACCGCCTCCGGCGATTTCCGCATCATCTGCAACGAGTTCTGCGGCATCGGTCATCACACGATGGTGGGTCGCGTCATCGTGGTGGATGAAACCGGCAAACCGGTGGCCGACAACAGCCACGCCGCCGTGAAGTCGGGGGATCAGCCATGA
- a CDS encoding tetratricopeptide repeat protein, protein MRTTTRRSLIVLGMLGALTTAAHAQSVQYRSPAGIEYRAQADTGPVARAQAALDADPRNVQRIIALGVAQSGARQFREAIATFTRGLAIAPNDAMLYRWRGHRYISVREFDKAQADLTRGYQLDSTNYGILFHTGVLRFIKGDFAGAATMFAKAQPRAPDGGELAGSTDWLWMSLSRVGKTDQANAMLARHPDSLPTTPGYAYVSRLKLYRGVLTPETLFAPSDTADVQVATLSYGLGSWYLVHGDTTKAKAAFQRAVKSGGWPGFGFIVSEAELARMSR, encoded by the coding sequence ATGCGCACCACCACGCGACGTTCGCTCATCGTACTCGGCATGCTGGGCGCGCTCACCACCGCCGCCCATGCGCAGTCCGTACAGTATCGCTCACCCGCCGGCATTGAGTACCGCGCCCAGGCCGACACGGGTCCGGTCGCCCGCGCGCAGGCGGCACTCGACGCCGACCCGCGCAACGTGCAACGCATCATTGCCCTGGGCGTCGCGCAGTCCGGCGCGCGACAGTTCCGTGAAGCCATTGCCACCTTCACGCGCGGACTCGCCATCGCGCCCAACGACGCCATGCTCTACCGGTGGCGCGGCCACCGCTACATCTCGGTGCGCGAGTTCGACAAGGCCCAAGCCGATCTCACCCGCGGCTACCAACTCGACAGCACCAACTACGGCATCCTGTTTCACACCGGCGTGCTACGATTCATCAAGGGCGACTTCGCCGGCGCTGCCACCATGTTCGCCAAAGCCCAACCGCGCGCACCCGATGGCGGTGAACTGGCCGGCAGCACCGACTGGTTGTGGATGTCACTGTCGCGCGTCGGAAAAACCGACCAGGCAAACGCCATGCTCGCGCGTCACCCCGATTCGCTGCCCACCACACCGGGCTACGCCTACGTGTCGCGACTCAAGCTGTATCGCGGCGTGCTCACTCCGGAAACGCTGTTCGCACCGTCCGATACCGCCGACGTGCAGGTGGCCACCCTCAGCTACGGGCTCGGCAGTTGGTACCTCGTGCACGGCGACACCACCAAGGCCAAGGCGGCCTTCCAGCGCGCCGTGAAGTCGGGCGGCTGGCCCGGCTTCGGATTTATCGTTTCCGAAGCGGAGTTGGCGCGAATGTCAAGGTAG
- a CDS encoding COX15/CtaA family protein, translating to MNTQSDMRVRRWLLISAAAVVLAVAIGGITRLTESGLSITEWRPVSGVLPPMSSAEWNEAYTGYLAIPEAQTVHRGITLGQFQALFWWEWVHRLLARLVGLVLALPYFVLLARGHIRPAQRGRLLLLPILAAAQGALGWYMVKSGLEVRTDVSPYRLTAHLGMALIIYVVCVWTAMDLGVRRSTRDRTPIALHRWIVIGLVLTTVTVLSGGFVAGLDAGKIFNTFPLMGGQIVPPGYWGSGSLLRNAFENPVAAQFHHRVLAVSTATLLLIIAAIARRTSVSPRLQQATNAAGLVVLLQIALGITTLLLSVPVAVGVLHQVTALAVLTTMLVATHRA from the coding sequence ATGAACACCCAGTCGGACATGCGCGTACGGCGCTGGCTGCTGATATCGGCGGCGGCGGTCGTGCTCGCCGTCGCGATCGGCGGCATCACCCGGCTCACGGAAAGCGGCCTCTCCATCACTGAATGGCGACCCGTGTCCGGCGTCCTGCCACCCATGTCCAGCGCCGAGTGGAATGAGGCGTACACGGGCTATCTGGCCATTCCCGAAGCGCAGACGGTGCATCGCGGTATCACGCTGGGCCAGTTCCAGGCGCTGTTCTGGTGGGAATGGGTGCACCGGTTGCTGGCCCGTCTGGTGGGATTGGTGCTGGCATTGCCGTATTTCGTGCTGCTGGCGCGGGGCCACATTCGCCCGGCCCAGCGCGGGCGGCTGCTGCTGCTCCCCATTCTCGCGGCCGCCCAGGGCGCCCTGGGGTGGTACATGGTGAAGAGCGGACTTGAGGTCCGCACCGATGTGAGTCCCTATCGACTCACCGCGCACCTCGGCATGGCGCTCATCATTTACGTGGTGTGTGTATGGACCGCGATGGATCTGGGGGTGCGGCGTTCCACCCGTGATCGCACGCCCATCGCCTTGCATCGATGGATCGTGATCGGGCTGGTGCTGACCACTGTCACCGTGCTGTCCGGCGGGTTCGTCGCGGGTCTCGATGCGGGAAAGATTTTCAACACGTTCCCGCTGATGGGCGGACAGATCGTGCCGCCCGGTTACTGGGGATCCGGCTCGTTGTTGCGCAATGCGTTTGAGAATCCCGTGGCCGCGCAATTTCACCATCGCGTACTGGCAGTGAGCACGGCCACCCTGCTGCTCATCATCGCCGCAATCGCCCGACGGACGTCGGTGTCCCCACGGTTGCAGCAGGCCACCAATGCCGCGGGACTGGTCGTGCTGCTGCAAATTGCATTGGGAATCACCACGCTGCTGCTCAGTGTACCTGTCGCTGTGGGCGTCCTGCATCAAGTCACGGCGCTCGCAGTCCTGACCACCATGTTGGTTGCCACCCACCGCGCATGA
- a CDS encoding DUF1080 domain-containing protein gives MKLTALLAVAMCAAPLHAQSPLGDWPQHSRERPHPPIQTPGPVAPVKAPADAVVLFDGTSLAKWMQSDSTPAKWRIVDGAFEVVPKTGTLTTREGFGDVHLHIEWMAPKPAVGKDQDRGNSGVFFGGGRYEIQILDSYDNVTYADGQAAAVYGQYPPLVNASRPPGEWQSYDIVYHRPRFNAAGTLLSPARFSVTHNGVEVQKDVKLVGPTANGSRPPYEAHPDRLPISLQDHGHPVRFRNVWLHNLE, from the coding sequence ATGAAACTCACCGCCCTCCTCGCCGTCGCCATGTGCGCCGCTCCGCTCCACGCCCAATCCCCACTCGGCGATTGGCCGCAACACTCGCGCGAACGCCCGCATCCACCCATCCAGACACCCGGACCCGTCGCCCCCGTCAAGGCGCCGGCCGATGCCGTGGTCCTGTTCGACGGCACTTCGTTGGCCAAATGGATGCAAAGCGACAGCACCCCCGCCAAATGGCGCATCGTGGACGGCGCGTTTGAAGTGGTGCCGAAAACCGGCACACTCACCACGCGCGAAGGCTTTGGCGATGTGCACCTGCACATCGAGTGGATGGCACCGAAACCGGCCGTGGGCAAAGACCAGGATCGCGGCAACAGCGGCGTGTTCTTTGGCGGCGGTCGCTACGAAATACAAATCCTCGATTCCTACGACAACGTCACCTACGCCGATGGACAGGCCGCCGCGGTATACGGTCAGTATCCACCACTGGTCAATGCCAGTCGCCCGCCCGGTGAATGGCAAAGCTACGACATCGTCTACCATCGACCGCGTTTCAATGCCGCGGGCACGCTGCTGTCACCCGCCCGCTTCTCCGTCACCCACAACGGCGTCGAGGTGCAGAAAGACGTGAAGCTCGTGGGCCCCACCGCCAACGGTTCGCGACCGCCCTACGAAGCGCACCCCGATCGTTTGCCCATCTCGCTGCAGGATCACGGACACCCCGTCCGCTTCCGCAACGTCTGGCTGCACAACCTCGAGTGA
- a CDS encoding hydrogenase iron-sulfur subunit codes for MLNVNMHFLKRPLRRLLASLEAALTRMFGWEWNPMHQAGTVSVLMLLVLLATGLYLVLFYRVGAPAASVARIAADPWLGAWIRTLHRYATDVFLIAAVLHALRIFAQDRSWGPRTIAWISGLALFGAGMVLAWTGFVMVWDTFGERLAREGGRLLDVLPIFSEPLSRIFAGDGPVPNAFFFVNLFIHIALPLGLGVALWLHVSRLARPVLLPPKRLQWGIVGVLTVASVFAPAPLGPAANPLHLAIDTPTDVIVAWWLPLSERLSPGMAWSVGFVVLMVALAVPRLTQRPRTNSWAPSTVDPRLCTGCNQCPQDCPWEAITMVARDDDRPTLVARVDPSLCVSCGICAGSCAPMGVGPPGRSGRDQLNALRTVTFPSLASASEPPTIAVACAQAPVAHLDALRARGAHVHMVTCVGNLHSSVIELFVRNGAPGVIVFACPPRDCVGREGPKWLHERLFNDREAELQPRVDRRRVRMSTIAPGNLSGTVTAFEQFGRDLSALAPIEPEQNLDIDLLCEPVPLEESAS; via the coding sequence ATGCTAAACGTCAATATGCACTTTCTCAAACGCCCGCTCCGTCGCCTCCTCGCCAGCCTCGAGGCCGCCCTCACCCGGATGTTCGGGTGGGAATGGAACCCCATGCATCAGGCCGGTACGGTATCCGTCCTCATGCTGCTGGTGCTCCTCGCCACGGGGCTGTACCTGGTCCTCTTCTATAGGGTCGGTGCGCCGGCAGCGTCGGTGGCGCGCATCGCCGCCGATCCCTGGCTGGGCGCGTGGATTCGCACCCTGCACCGGTACGCGACCGACGTCTTCCTGATCGCGGCCGTGCTCCACGCCCTGCGCATCTTTGCCCAGGATCGCAGCTGGGGCCCTCGCACAATTGCCTGGATCTCGGGGCTCGCGCTGTTTGGCGCCGGGATGGTGTTGGCCTGGACGGGGTTCGTCATGGTCTGGGATACGTTCGGCGAACGCCTCGCGCGCGAAGGCGGTCGACTGCTGGACGTGCTGCCAATTTTTTCCGAGCCGCTCAGCCGCATCTTTGCCGGCGATGGTCCGGTGCCGAACGCGTTCTTCTTCGTCAATCTGTTCATCCATATCGCGCTCCCGTTGGGATTGGGTGTTGCGCTCTGGTTGCATGTCTCACGACTGGCGCGCCCGGTATTGCTCCCTCCCAAGCGCCTGCAGTGGGGCATTGTGGGTGTGTTGACGGTGGCTTCGGTTTTTGCACCCGCTCCGCTGGGGCCTGCGGCCAATCCGCTGCACCTCGCCATCGACACGCCAACCGATGTCATCGTGGCGTGGTGGCTACCGCTGTCCGAACGACTGTCGCCGGGGATGGCGTGGAGTGTGGGGTTCGTAGTCCTGATGGTGGCGCTGGCGGTGCCGCGACTGACCCAGCGACCGCGCACCAACAGTTGGGCACCCAGCACGGTTGACCCGAGACTCTGCACGGGCTGCAACCAGTGTCCGCAGGACTGCCCGTGGGAAGCCATCACCATGGTCGCGCGCGACGATGATCGCCCGACGCTTGTGGCGCGCGTCGATCCGTCGCTCTGCGTCAGTTGCGGCATCTGCGCCGGATCATGCGCGCCCATGGGCGTAGGTCCCCCCGGACGCAGTGGCCGAGACCAGCTGAACGCGCTGCGAACGGTCACCTTCCCTTCGCTTGCCAGCGCATCGGAACCGCCCACCATCGCCGTGGCCTGCGCACAAGCACCGGTCGCGCACCTCGACGCCCTGCGCGCACGCGGCGCGCACGTGCATATGGTCACCTGTGTCGGTAACCTGCATTCGTCCGTCATCGAACTCTTCGTGCGCAACGGGGCACCCGGAGTCATCGTGTTCGCGTGCCCACCACGCGATTGCGTCGGACGCGAAGGCCCCAAGTGGTTACATGAACGGTTGTTCAATGATCGGGAAGCCGAACTTCAACCGCGCGTGGACCGACGCCGGGTGCGCATGTCCACCATCGCACCAGGTAACCTCTCGGGCACCGTCACGGCCTTCGAACAGTTCGGTCGCGACCTGTCCGCGCTCGCGCCCATTGAACCGGAACAGAATCTCGACATCGACCTGCTCTGCGAGCCGGTTCCCTTGGAGGAGTCCGCGTCGTGA